Proteins encoded by one window of Onychomys torridus unplaced genomic scaffold, mOncTor1.1, whole genome shotgun sequence:
- the LOC118576510 gene encoding pregnancy-specific glycoprotein 22-like — MEVSSLLPCKGCNPWQGLLLTASLLTCWHLSTTAQVTIESVPPQVFEGENVLLRANNLPENLLAFSWYKEVRNMNVRIALFALNTNLSVMGPEQSDRETVYSNGSLWLKNVTKKDTGFYTLQTVNRGGKIVSTTTMYFHVYTSLFTCGHPPPSAQPTIESVPPSVAEGGSVLLLVHNLPENLQALYWYKGVIAYKTFEIARHIRQIDSSLQGPAHSGREALFSNGSLLLHNVICEDTGFYTLRTLSTDLKTEVAHVQIQVNTSISTCSTSPTSTQVTIESVPQYVAEGKSVLLLVHNLPEDLQEFYWYKSVYRTDIFKIAEYNRAIDSTIWGLAHSQRETLYTNGSLLIEDITENDAGLYMLETLNKDYKIEKAFVQLHVNKPVTQPLLRVIDTTITVQSSVIFTCFSADTGISIRWIFNNQNLQLTERMTLSSKNCQLSIDPVRREDAGEYKCEVSNPVSSKTSLPVILVVKNE; from the exons CCTCCCTTTTAACCTGCTGGCACCTATCCACCACTGCACAAGTTACCATTGAATCAGTGCCTCCCCAAGTGTTTGAAGGAGAAAACGTCCTTCTACGTGCCAACAACCTCCCAGAGAATCTTCTAGCTTTTTCCTGGTACAAGGAAGTGAGGAATATGAATGTCAGAATTGCACTATTTGCACTGAACACTAATCTAAGTGTGATGGGGCCTGAACAAAGTGACAGAGAAACAGTGTACAGCAATGGATCCCTTTGGCTCAAAAATGTCACCAAGAAGGACACAGGATTCTATACTCTCCAAACAGTAAATAGAGGTGGAAAAATTGTATCTACAACAACCATGTACTTCCATGTATACA cCTCCCTTTTCACCTGTGGGCATCCTCCCCCCTCTGCCCAGCCTACTATTGAATCAGTGCCACCCAGTGTTGCTGAAGGGGGAAGTGTTCTTCTACTTGTCCACAATCTCCCAGAGAATCTTCAAGCTCTTTACTGGTACAAAGGGGTAATTGCATACAAGACGTTTGAGATTGCCCGACACATAAGACAAATAGATTCAAGTTTGCAGGGGCCAGCACACAGTGGTAGAGAAGCATTGTTCAGCAATGGATCCCTGCTGCTCCACAATGTCATCTGTGAGGACACTGGATTCTACACCCTAAGAACTCTGAGTACAGATCTAAAAACTGAAGTAGCCCATGTGCAAATCCAGGTGAACA cctccatttcTACGTGCTCTACATCTCCAACCTCCACCCAAGTCACAATCGAATCAGTGCCTCAGTATGTTGCTGAAGGGAAAAGCGTTCTTCTCCTAGTTCATAATCTGCCAGAAGATCTTCAAGAATTTTACTGGTATAAATCAGTGTATAGgactgacatttttaaaattgcagaATACAACAGAGCCATTGATTCTACCATCTGGGGGCTTGCACACAGCCAAAGAGAAACATTGTACACCAATGGATCCCTGCTGATCGAGGACATCACTGAGAACGATGCAGGATTATACATGCTAGAAACTTTGAACAAAGACTACAAAATTGAAAAAGCATTTGTGCAACTCCATGTGAACA AACCTGTGACACAGCCCTTATTGCGAGTCATTGACACCACCATCACAGTACAAAGCTCGGTAATCTTCACTTGCTTCTCAGCTGACACTGGAATCTCTATCCGTTGGATCTTCAATAACCAGAATCTTCAGCTCACAGAGAGGATGACTCTGTCCTCAAAAAATTGCCAACTCAGCATAGATCCTGTTAGGAGGGAGGATGCTGGAGAGTATAAGTGTGAGGTCTCCAATCCAGTCAGTTCAAAGACCAGTCTCCCAGTCATCCTGGTTGTGAAGAATGagtga